The Gracilibacillus caseinilyticus genome segment CAAATCTTGTCACAGATGAAAATGGTGAACTTTTAGTTGATCAATTAAAGCCAGGAAATTATCAATTAGTGGAAACTGCTACTATTCCTGGGTATGACTTAGATCCGACCCCAATTGCGTTTGAAATAGCTCTAGGCCAAACAGAAAGCACAGAAATCGAAGCAGTAAATGAGTTGACCACTGGTGCTGTAATGTTGAGGAAGCAAGGAGAAGAAGGGGAAGCCCTGGCAAATGGGGAGTTTTCTTTGCTTGACGAAGAAGGTAATGTACTACAAACTGGTTTAACTACAAATGAAACTGGCGAGATCTTTGTTGACCAGCTTAAACCTGGAAGCTATCAATTTGTCGAAACAAAAGCCCCTTTTGGTCATGTATTAAAGAAGGAACCAATCTCTTTCGAAATCGTCTTTAATCAACAAGCACCATTATCCCTAACTGCTGAGAATGAACGGACTACCAGCTCTGTTCAACTGACAAAGGTGGATGATGAAACAGGCGAAACATTAGCTGGAGCAGTCTATCAGATAAGACAAAATGGTGAAGTGATTAGAGACAATCTGGTAACGGATGAGAATGGTCAATTATTCGTGGATGGACTGAAACCAGGCAGCTATCAGTTTGTTGAAACAGAAGCGCCTGAGGGATATACGTTGGATCCTACGCCAATCGAATTTACGATCGACCTGGGTCAAAGTGAGACGTTAGCTTTATCGACCGACAATGCGATTATCAAGGGAGATTTCGCATTAACCAAGGTGGACTTTGATAACCCTGAACGACCTTTGGCAGGAGTAGGATTTGAATTGCAGGATGCGGATGGTCATACGATAAGAGAAGATCTCCAAACGGATGAGAATGGAAAGCTACTCATCAACGATTTACGACCTGGCCAATATCTTCTTGTTGAAACGGGTCCATTACAAGGGTATCAAGCACATCCAGCTGTAACCTTTACGATCGGAAAAGGACAATTAGAAGCCAAAGAAATAACGATAACGAATAAACAGACTCGTTCTGGTGTAGAACTGACGAAACTGGATCGTGAGAACAAGGATAACGTCTTACAAGGAGCAGAATTTAAGCTTCAGGATGAAGAAGGCAATATCGTGGCACAAGGTCTGACAACGGATCAAGATGGGAAGCTGATCGTGGACGGACTGAAACCAGGTGTCTATTCCTTCATCGAAACAAAAGCACCCCAAGGCTATCTATTGGACGAAAGTCCGATTGCGTTTACGGTGGAGCGAGGACAGTCGACTCGAACCGAAGTAAAAGCGTACAATCAGATGGAACAAGTAAGCAGCAATCGTGAAGAAGTCGAACAGGAAGGCAGCAACCTCCCGAGTACCGCGACAAATATATTCAATTATATTTTATTTGGCGGTTTATTAATGATTGGCGGGACAGTTGTTTTAACAATGTATAGACGCAAGAAACAACAATAACTAATAAAAACTCCCATATCGTGGTATGTGGGAGTTTCTTTATAGAAAAATATTTGCTCTGGTTGTTTGGTTCACATCAAAATACTTATTATCTCCAATTCTTATACCATGCTTCAATTTGTGGATCTATCGTTAAATCTAATTCGGCTAAGTTTCTTTGCAACTGCTTATATTGATGATCTACTAACATTCGATAGTGTAAGGAAGCATATATTTTCATTAAAGCAAAAGCGGCTCTTTCGTCCTCAGGTCTCTTTTTTAAAATAGCAGTATACCAATAAATAGCCTTTTCTTGATGCTCTGTTTGATTGAAGGCATCTGCAATTAATTGAGCATGATGGAGCCAAATTTCTTCAAGTTCAAATCTTTCCCCTTCTACCCAAATATAATCATGACTCTCTAAATAGCTACCTTTATACAAGTGCATTATTCTTTCTTGTTCTTCTAAATCTGCTTTCGCCAGTGAGGCTGTATCAAATAATAGATGTTTCCATTCATTTTTATCTAAAAGAACATGGTGTAACTTTAATTGATAACCATCCTCTGTATTTACGATTTTTATGTTCTTATTTATGGATTGTAAGGCTTGTCTAATATGATAAATAGTGACATATAAATGCGAAAAAGCCTTTTCTACATCAAGATGATGCCAGAGTGTGTCGACTATTTTTGATTTTAATACTACACTTCCTTCATGATGCAGCAGATATAAGAACAATTCCTTTGATTTTGCTGTCCGCCATTTAATATTCTCTGGCTCCGATTTATACTCAAATTGAAAAGACAGGTCCCCCAGCACATGTAAATGCAAGGGGTGAATACTGTTACTGTCTTTTGGTTCGAACGGGGCAATAGTAACTCGTTGTATAGTTTTTTTTAAACGATCAAGAGAAACGGGTTTTAGTAAATAGTCTAAAGCATGTAATTCAAATGCTTTAATAGCATATTGATCAAACCCTGTAACAAATACAATGTGTATGTAAGGGTTGTATGCAAGAATTTTTTCCGCTAGTTCTAGCCCGCTGATTTCTGGCATTTCTATGTCTAGAAAGATAATATCAATATCATTTAACATTTTTTTCTTTTCATCAAGAAATGGTTGGGTAGAAGTGAAGAGGACATGGATATTATCTAATTTTTCTAGTTGATGAACAAGAATATCTATGGCTAATAATTCATCATCAAATAAACCAACATTCATAAAATTTCACCTTCCAAAATAGGAGTGTAGTTATTTATACCTAATTTCAAAGTGGGGATGTTAACAAAACGTTTAGCTCCTTATTATATAGTAGAATCGTTTATTTTCATTGGCTTTCTAATACCAACTATATCCTTGATCTGCTATAAGATCTAATAATAGAAACCGCAGGAGTTGTTAACGTGTTGAGTTACAAATTGGAATTATTGTCACTTATCATCGTCATGCTATTGATTGTCACCATTGTTCAATTCATTAAATTGTATCAATATAAGAAAATGGCCTTTAAAGATTTTAATTCGGAATTACCAAACAGTCATGCTTTACATAAATTTGTACGTAGAAGTAACAAGAAGAAAATGAGTATTCTCTACATCGATCTAGACAATTTCAAACGGATTAATGATCGATTCGGTCATTTTGTCGGTGATCAGGTAGTGTATCAACTTGGTAATAGAATGATGACATTCAAAAAATCTCGTCAAGGTTTCTTTCGTATTGGTGGAGATGAATTTATATTTATGACAGATTACATAAGTAAGGAAGATACCGTCATGTTAGCAGAAGCTTTACTGCATCTTATTGCTAAACCAATAAGTATAGAGAATGATGATGACACTATCTATGTATCAGGAAGTATTGGAATAAGTTCGGGAATTCTAAAACATAATGACAATCTATTATTTAAACAAGCAGATCAGGCATTATATCGTTCTAAAAAACTTCCCAATAATAAAGTTCTATACTTTGATGAGTAAGTTGTCAGTGAGAAGTGTAACGTATCAAGAAACTGGCGCCGATGAGTGTAAATAACAACTCATCGGAGTTTCTGGGTATACTAATATTTACTGGATAATTTCCAATCGTGATACCACTTTTCAATTTCTCTGCTTAAAGGTAGATTCAGTTCCTCTAAATTGTGAATGAGTTGCTGATAATGAGAGGTCACCAATACCCCGAAACCTTCTTCTGCGTAAATTCTCATCAGTTCATAATGAGCATTTTCGTTCTCTGGCATCACTTCCAGTGTTTGATTAAACCATAATGCAGCCTTTTCTAAATAGTGATGATCCAGATAATAATGAGCCAGCTTCAGAGCATGATTCACCCATAATTTTTCTAATCTGTAACGTTCACTTTCTAACCAGACAAAATCATAATTTTTTAAATAGGGACCATGATAGGAATGTAATAAATGGTCATGTATCTCCACTGTTTCCAGGTTTATTGCAGGAGCTGTATGGAGTTTTTCTTCCCAAATTTCTTTATCAATACATGTGTTAGAGTGTAGCTTCAACATATATCCACTCTGGACATTGTGAATAGATATAAAGGAGCTAAAATCTAGCAGCGCCTGTCTTATTTGATAAATCGTTACGTATAAAAGGGAATAAGCTTTTTCTATATTTGTATTAGAGAAAAACAGTTCTATTATTTCATCTTTTGTGATTATTTTATCATGGTGATGGAGGAAATAAATAAACAGATTTTGTGCATTCGTTGTTCGCCAAGAGATGATCTGCTTATCGCTCTCGTTCATTTGAAATGTAAACGCTCCTAATACTTGTATAGTTAAAGAATGGGAACCTTCTAATGTTTTTATGGCCGTTTTATACCGCATATATAAATCAAGGCGCTCGACCGTTTTCTTTAGTCTATCTAAATAGACAGGTTTCAACAAATAGTCTAAAGCATTTAATTCAAATGCCTGAATGGCATATCTATCATAAGCTGTTACGAAAATAATCGCTAACTGAGGATTTATTTCTAATAGTTTCTCAGCTAGTTCGATGCCATTTAATTCAGGCATTTTGACATCAAGAAATACGCAATCGGATCGCTTTATCTGATCCATTATTGCTGTAATGTTTGGGTGTGTATATTTACCAAGAATCGTTACGTTCTTCACTAATTTCAACTGGTGCTCCAAGAAATTAAGTGCAGGCACTTCATCATCAAAAAGAATTACGTTCATTTGCTTACCTCCTAAAACGCCTTGCTTATCAATAGTCTGATCGAACTATTAGTGAGCAAAATTTGTTTAGAAAATGTCTATTTTCTAACGTTACAATATTTTTAGTTGGTAAAATATTGTCGTTTTAGGAGGTTATATATCTACTATTCCAAAATTGGCTTGGTATTTACAAGAGTAATATTACATGAATCATCGAGTTAATTCAAAAGAGACACCTTACTGCCTATTGGATAGCTACATAAGGTCAATTTTACCAATGAAAACCATCATGCATGCAGCGCATGATGGTTTGTTATAATAGTGGTATAACTAAAGTTATTTCGGTACCTTTCCCCTCTTTACTTTGGATGGAGATACCTTTTCCAAACAGTTTTTCAAATCTTTTGTTAGTGTTGATTAATCCAATTCCATGAGATTCTCCATGTTGGCTGAGAATCGTACGGATTGTTGATGCAGGCATGCCAACCCCGTCATCCAAGACCTTTATTTGGTAGGAATGATTCACGTTAATCCCTTCGATTCGGATCATACCTCCTGTATTTTTCTTAAGTATGCCATGTTTGATGGCATTTTCAACTAAGGTTTGGATCGATAGCGGGGGGATTTGGATGTCTGTTGTCTCTTCTATCTCCCATTCAATCCGTATTTTGTCTTGGAATCGTTGCTTATTAATATACAAGTAGGATTCGACTAATGCTAACTCGTCTTCTAAAGGTACTAACGGTAATGTATTCTTGATATCGAAGCTTTTATATAAATAGGTTCCAAATTCATGTAATAATATCGTCATTTTCTCGGTATCGATTTGACTTAATGAAGCGATTGTATTTAATGTATTAAAAATAAAGTGTGGTTTGATTTGAGCCTGTAGCCAAGCTGCTTCGATTTGTAACTGTTTTGCTATAGATTGCTTTAATTCGGTGAGTGCCTTGACACGTGCCTGCAATTCTAAAGCATCTACAGGTTTGGCTATATAGTCATTTGCACCCGATTGAAAGCCAGCATATATATCTTCTGGCTGATTTCGGGCTGTTAAAAGTAAGACAGGAAGCTCTGAAATCGTATATTTTTTTCTAAGTTGTTTCGTTAATTCGTAACCGGATATATGAGGCATCATGACATCAGTTATGATCAAATCCCACGAGCTAGCATCAATAAGGTCGATGGCTTGTTGGGGGTCTGTTGTACTAACAATATCATAGTCATGTTCCAGTAAATTTCGAATCACTTTGAGATTGATCGGATCATCGTCAATGATAAACAGTTTGGCCAGATAACTGTTTGGACCAGATTTCTGCCCTGATTTTGTTGCTAAAGGTTTGATGTCCTTCAATAAGGAATTGGTTTCAAGATGTGGCAGTTCCTCTTCAGAGAGCTCAGCTAATGGCAGGCTAAAAGTAAAAGAGGTTCCTTTTGCCACTTCTGATTCCACATGTATCGTTCCACCATGAAGTTCTACTAATTGCCTGCAAATATTTAATCCAAGTCCTATCCCACCACTATCAACCTCTTCTTTGCTTAATTTTTCATATGGGACAAAGATTCTATCCAATTCTTGTTGACTTATACCAATCCCTGTATCTTGAACCGATATCATCGCATAATGATTGTTCTCTTTTGCACGCACTGTAATTTGACCAGAATTCGTGAATTTGACTGCATTATGAACAAGGTTGAACAGTATTCGAATGATTCGATTTTCATCTGCCAGTATTGGTGGAAAATTAGTAGGAATTTCATTTTTCATTTTAATAGACTTATTATCTGACATGAACTGAATCATTTCCAACACAACAGTTGTTACCTGATGTAATTGGATGGGTGTTTTTTGTAAGTGAATTTGTCTTTCTTTTAATCGTGTAATATCTAATAGGTCATTTAAAGTAAACGTGAGTTGATGCCCAATCCGGACTAACAAGTGCAAATTATTGGTTGTCTCTTTATCCAGTGTTTTTATGTGTTTATTAATAATAGATTGAGCAATATTAATCATCCCGTGCAGGGGATTACGAATCTCATGTGATGTGTTAGCTAAGAATTGATCTTTTTTCTTATCCTCCGCCATAAGTTTGGCCGTCTGTTTTTCAGAAAGTTGCACTAACGCAATATGCCTTCTAAATAATAGAATGGCAATTAAAACAATCGAGATAAAGAAATCAAATGGATAAAATGGAAACTCAATTTGTCCTGTCTGAATGGCAGCGCCCCAAATAATGTTGGACGTATAGCTGCAGATAAATAATAAAATAAAGATAGCATTTCGATCGCCATTAAGGATGTGTCTAAATGTAGTAATAAACATAAAGGATATCGAAATGAAATAATAGATGTATAGAATCATTACTAGTATCACAAAATGTTCGAATGGGAAAAGGAATAATGTCAAGGCTGATAAAATAATGTTACTAGCGGATAAAACTTTTATGAACCATGCATTGGTTTTGTACAAATGATGAATAAAATAAATGAGAACATATAATGTCGCAATAAAGATAAACATGAGCAAGCGAAACGAAAACTCTGTATCAAATGGTAATTGTAAGAACACTTCATCATCTATTACGTTTCCAAATGCCATTAGTAAGAGCATGATGCCAAAGTACATTAATTCTTTTTGTGATGCTCCTTTGCCTAGGAAAAATAATGCAAATGCATAAAAAGCATGTAGTAATAAGATAACAATAACCGCTAGCTGTAAAAATTCTAACATATTTGTTTGGCTAGTAACTGCCTTTTCAGTACCAAAAAGGATGGACCTGTTAATTCCTCCGAAGAATGGTATTTCGTAGTTAGAAGCTTGGATAACAATATTTAATTCCTTGGTATTCTCCTCTATGTAAAATCGGGTCGTCAGGGGACCACGAAAGGTAGCTGGTTCTTGTTGTGTTGTTACAGGATTATTTATACTGGCAATTGTTTTTCCATTTATCCTAATCGTTGCAGCAGTATGTATATTGTTCATGCGCAATCCGTAAAAATGATGATCTGTATCAGGTAAAAGAATTTTTAAATGATAGCTTCCATATCCATAACCAGGAGAGATGGGATGGTTACTGTTTAACTCTGTGCTCCAATCACTTGGAACGTCGATAAATCCTTTCTCTATTAGATCAACGTTGGTTTCCTTATTTACAAATGTTTCGGGATAAAAAGCCCATTCCCCATTTAGAGCAATCGTATCCTTGTTTGTTAATGTCCATTCTCTCAGATCAAGTACACCATTTTCGATTATTGGCTGATTTGTATCTTTATGGTAATGAATCCAGACTAATCGAAACGTAATTAAGAGAAATGTAAATGCTAACAGGATACTGCATACTTTAAAGAAAACTATTGATGACTTCGGTAACATATTTTTTCTCACTCCATGAGTATGATCATCTTGATAGTAACATAGTACTGCATAAATGAGAAAAAATAGATTTTTGGTAATAGGATAGCAAGATAAATGGGTGAAAGGCATTGTATGATGAATATTGTACTTGACAAGTTATCTGACTTGAAAAAAAGATGCTAAAGTAAAGATGATGAAAGCTATGAGGCAGTTGAGCAAGTCTGTCCGTTGAAAGAATTCGATCAAAAAGTCAGTATTGCATTGTAGGTGCGAAATGGTCGATAGAAAGCTGGGTTCCATGCTGTATGGCTGAGTGCGCAGATACGTTTTTA includes the following:
- a CDS encoding GGDEF domain-containing protein, producing the protein MLSYKLELLSLIIVMLLIVTIVQFIKLYQYKKMAFKDFNSELPNSHALHKFVRRSNKKKMSILYIDLDNFKRINDRFGHFVGDQVVYQLGNRMMTFKKSRQGFFRIGGDEFIFMTDYISKEDTVMLAEALLHLIAKPISIENDDDTIYVSGSIGISSGILKHNDNLLFKQADQALYRSKKLPNNKVLYFDE
- a CDS encoding response regulator, producing the protein MNVGLFDDELLAIDILVHQLEKLDNIHVLFTSTQPFLDEKKKMLNDIDIIFLDIEMPEISGLELAEKILAYNPYIHIVFVTGFDQYAIKAFELHALDYLLKPVSLDRLKKTIQRVTIAPFEPKDSNSIHPLHLHVLGDLSFQFEYKSEPENIKWRTAKSKELFLYLLHHEGSVVLKSKIVDTLWHHLDVEKAFSHLYVTIYHIRQALQSINKNIKIVNTEDGYQLKLHHVLLDKNEWKHLLFDTASLAKADLEEQERIMHLYKGSYLESHDYIWVEGERFELEEIWLHHAQLIADAFNQTEHQEKAIYWYTAILKKRPEDERAAFALMKIYASLHYRMLVDHQYKQLQRNLAELDLTIDPQIEAWYKNWR
- a CDS encoding hybrid sensor histidine kinase/response regulator, with translation MLPKSSIVFFKVCSILLAFTFLLITFRLVWIHYHKDTNQPIIENGVLDLREWTLTNKDTIALNGEWAFYPETFVNKETNVDLIEKGFIDVPSDWSTELNSNHPISPGYGYGSYHLKILLPDTDHHFYGLRMNNIHTAATIRINGKTIASINNPVTTQQEPATFRGPLTTRFYIEENTKELNIVIQASNYEIPFFGGINRSILFGTEKAVTSQTNMLEFLQLAVIVILLLHAFYAFALFFLGKGASQKELMYFGIMLLLMAFGNVIDDEVFLQLPFDTEFSFRLLMFIFIATLYVLIYFIHHLYKTNAWFIKVLSASNIILSALTLFLFPFEHFVILVMILYIYYFISISFMFITTFRHILNGDRNAIFILLFICSYTSNIIWGAAIQTGQIEFPFYPFDFFISIVLIAILLFRRHIALVQLSEKQTAKLMAEDKKKDQFLANTSHEIRNPLHGMINIAQSIINKHIKTLDKETTNNLHLLVRIGHQLTFTLNDLLDITRLKERQIHLQKTPIQLHQVTTVVLEMIQFMSDNKSIKMKNEIPTNFPPILADENRIIRILFNLVHNAVKFTNSGQITVRAKENNHYAMISVQDTGIGISQQELDRIFVPYEKLSKEEVDSGGIGLGLNICRQLVELHGGTIHVESEVAKGTSFTFSLPLAELSEEELPHLETNSLLKDIKPLATKSGQKSGPNSYLAKLFIIDDDPINLKVIRNLLEHDYDIVSTTDPQQAIDLIDASSWDLIITDVMMPHISGYELTKQLRKKYTISELPVLLLTARNQPEDIYAGFQSGANDYIAKPVDALELQARVKALTELKQSIAKQLQIEAAWLQAQIKPHFIFNTLNTIASLSQIDTEKMTILLHEFGTYLYKSFDIKNTLPLVPLEDELALVESYLYINKQRFQDKIRIEWEIEETTDIQIPPLSIQTLVENAIKHGILKKNTGGMIRIEGINVNHSYQIKVLDDGVGMPASTIRTILSQHGESHGIGLINTNKRFEKLFGKGISIQSKEGKGTEITLVIPLL
- a CDS encoding response regulator, producing the protein MNVILFDDEVPALNFLEHQLKLVKNVTILGKYTHPNITAIMDQIKRSDCVFLDVKMPELNGIELAEKLLEINPQLAIIFVTAYDRYAIQAFELNALDYLLKPVYLDRLKKTVERLDLYMRYKTAIKTLEGSHSLTIQVLGAFTFQMNESDKQIISWRTTNAQNLFIYFLHHHDKIITKDEIIELFFSNTNIEKAYSLLYVTIYQIRQALLDFSSFISIHNVQSGYMLKLHSNTCIDKEIWEEKLHTAPAINLETVEIHDHLLHSYHGPYLKNYDFVWLESERYRLEKLWVNHALKLAHYYLDHHYLEKAALWFNQTLEVMPENENAHYELMRIYAEEGFGVLVTSHYQQLIHNLEELNLPLSREIEKWYHDWKLSSKY